One genomic segment of Pleurocapsa minor HA4230-MV1 includes these proteins:
- a CDS encoding bleomycin hydrolase: MLDAFSRAVVSADSKTACIGGDELQSLKNFISEGNKRLDAVNTIASNASCIVSDAVAGMICENQGLIQAGGNCYPNRRMAACLRDGEIVLRYITYALLSGDASVLEDRCLNGLKETYTALGVPLQSTGRAVGIMKAASLAHINNTNTEANGGKRFRRMEMKDGDCSAITSEAASYFDRVISALS; this comes from the coding sequence ATGCTTGACGCTTTTTCCAGAGCCGTAGTAAGTGCAGATAGCAAGACTGCTTGCATAGGCGGAGACGAACTACAATCTCTAAAAAACTTTATTTCTGAAGGAAACAAACGTTTAGACGCTGTTAACACAATTGCTAGTAACGCTAGTTGTATTGTGTCTGATGCTGTTGCGGGTATGATTTGTGAAAACCAAGGCTTGATTCAAGCTGGTGGTAACTGCTATCCTAACCGTCGCATGGCTGCTTGTTTGCGCGATGGCGAAATCGTTTTACGTTACATCACTTACGCTCTATTATCTGGTGATGCTTCCGTACTAGAAGATCGTTGCTTGAACGGATTGAAAGAAACTTACACTGCTCTTGGTGTACCTTTACAATCTACTGGTCGTGCTGTTGGTATCATGAAAGCAGCTTCCTTGGCTCACATCAATAACACCAACACCGAAGCTAATGGTGGCAAAAGATTCCGCAGAATGGAAATGAAAGATGGCGATTGTTCTGCAATCACTTCTGAAGCTGCAAGCTACTTTGACAGAGTAATTTCTGCCCTTAGCTAG
- a CDS encoding M3 family metallopeptidase, which produces MTDATITKNPLLIGKGLPPFNEIKAEQVVPAMTQLLKELDEAVTKLESNVTPTWSGLIEPLTELEERLGWSWGIVGHLMGVKNSPELREAYEKMQPEVIKFYTKLSQSKPLYEAFKAIKDGAEWDKLEPAQQRIVESSIKDFELSGVGLTGETKDRFNQIQLESGELSTKFSNNVLDATKAFKLKLTDKKDVEGLPPSALGLMAQTAKAEGDEDATAENGPWVVTLDYPSYVPYMKYATNRELREKLYKAFVSRAASGELDNRGNIDRILELRKEKANILGFANFAELSLAKKMATDVDAVQKLQDDLRGASYDAAVKEFEELKAFAGQEDLKHWDVSYWAEKQREAKFDFNEEELRPYFSLPKVLDGLFGLANRIFDVTITAADGEAPVWHEDVRYFKIADENGAIAFFYLDPYSRPAEKRGGAWMNDCVSRAKMTVEGKTETRLPVAYLTCNQTPPVDDKPSLMTFGEVTTLFHEFGHGLQHMLTTIDYVGAAGINNVEWDAVELPSQFMENWCYDRPTLFGMAKHYQTGETLPEAYYQKLVAAKNYMSGSGMLRQLHFGMLDMELHSNYEPGGTETPNDVRDRLAKTTSVLQPIPEDNFLCSFGHIFAGGYAAGYYSYKWAEVLSADAFAAFEEVGLENETAVKTVGKRFKDTVLSLGGSLHPMEVFQSFRGREPQTEPLLRHSGLLDAA; this is translated from the coding sequence ATGACAGACGCAACTATTACCAAAAATCCATTATTAATTGGCAAAGGACTACCTCCCTTTAACGAAATCAAGGCAGAACAAGTCGTTCCAGCCATGACGCAACTATTAAAAGAGTTAGACGAAGCAGTTACTAAACTAGAGTCAAATGTAACTCCTACTTGGTCTGGTTTAATCGAACCCCTGACAGAGTTAGAAGAGCGTTTAGGCTGGAGTTGGGGGATTGTAGGACATTTGATGGGGGTCAAAAATAGTCCTGAATTGCGCGAAGCTTATGAGAAGATGCAGCCAGAGGTAATTAAGTTTTATACCAAGCTAAGTCAAAGCAAGCCTTTATACGAAGCATTTAAAGCAATTAAAGATGGTGCAGAGTGGGATAAATTAGAGCCAGCGCAACAGCGGATTGTTGAGTCTTCTATTAAAGATTTTGAATTATCTGGTGTGGGTTTGACAGGGGAAACTAAAGACAGATTTAATCAGATTCAATTGGAGTCTGGGGAATTATCCACTAAGTTTTCTAATAATGTCTTGGATGCGACTAAGGCTTTTAAACTTAAGCTGACTGATAAAAAAGACGTGGAAGGCTTACCTCCTAGTGCTTTGGGCTTGATGGCGCAAACTGCTAAAGCTGAAGGCGATGAAGACGCAACTGCTGAAAATGGCCCTTGGGTAGTTACTTTGGATTATCCTAGTTATGTTCCCTACATGAAATATGCCACAAATCGGGAATTGCGGGAAAAACTATATAAAGCTTTTGTCTCTCGTGCTGCTAGTGGTGAATTGGATAATCGTGGCAATATCGATCGCATTTTAGAATTAAGAAAAGAAAAAGCAAATATTCTCGGTTTTGCTAATTTTGCGGAATTGAGTTTAGCTAAAAAAATGGCGACTGATGTAGATGCAGTCCAAAAGCTACAGGATGATCTGCGAGGTGCTAGTTATGATGCAGCAGTTAAAGAATTTGAAGAGTTGAAAGCTTTTGCAGGACAAGAAGATCTTAAGCATTGGGATGTAAGTTATTGGGCAGAGAAGCAGCGAGAAGCTAAATTTGACTTTAATGAGGAAGAATTGCGTCCTTACTTCTCTTTACCTAAAGTTTTGGATGGTTTATTTGGTTTAGCTAACCGTATCTTTGACGTAACCATTACCGCAGCCGATGGGGAAGCACCTGTATGGCACGAAGATGTACGCTACTTTAAGATAGCTGATGAAAATGGAGCGATCGCCTTTTTCTATCTCGATCCTTATTCTCGTCCCGCCGAAAAACGTGGTGGTGCGTGGATGAATGACTGTGTTAGTCGAGCAAAAATGACTGTAGAAGGTAAGACAGAAACTCGTTTACCAGTGGCATATCTCACCTGTAACCAAACTCCTCCTGTGGACGACAAACCTAGCTTGATGACTTTTGGTGAGGTAACTACCCTCTTTCATGAATTTGGTCATGGTTTACAGCATATGTTGACTACCATTGATTATGTCGGTGCAGCGGGAATCAATAACGTGGAATGGGATGCAGTAGAGTTACCCAGTCAGTTTATGGAAAACTGGTGTTACGATCGCCCGACTCTTTTCGGCATGGCAAAACACTATCAAACTGGCGAAACTTTGCCTGAAGCATATTATCAAAAGTTAGTTGCTGCGAAAAACTATATGAGTGGCTCAGGAATGCTGCGCCAACTGCATTTTGGGATGTTAGATATGGAACTCCATTCTAATTATGAACCAGGAGGAACAGAAACTCCTAATGATGTGCGCGATCGCCTAGCTAAAACTACTAGCGTCCTACAACCCATTCCTGAAGACAATTTCCTTTGTTCTTTTGGACATATTTTTGCTGGCGGATATGCAGCAGGATACTATAGCTACAAATGGGCGGAAGTTTTAAGCGCCGATGCCTTTGCTGCTTTTGAAGAAGTTGGTCTGGAGAATGAAACAGCAGTGAAAACTGTAGGTAAACGTTTTAAAGATACTGTTCTGTCTCTCGGTGGTAGCTTACACCCGATGGAAGTATTTCAATCTTTCCGAGGTAGAGAGCCACAAACTGAGCCTTTATTAAGACATAGCGGATTATTAGATGCTGCTTAG
- a CDS encoding HEAT repeat domain-containing protein → MTIDALFEKLKHPNPNLRFKAMWEIAEAKDENTIPRLMSILDQEDVSYRRAAVKTLGVIGAEVVPPVVDALLNSDNPTVRSSCAKVLAQITVNHPDVPMPEEGIQGLKQALNDPNPVVNIPAVMTLGEIGSPVFDLLVETLNTTDNIVVQMSIINALGSMGDERGVEVLRHLSQNQSADPYLQESATSALSRLEMVIKYKS, encoded by the coding sequence ATGACTATTGACGCTTTATTTGAAAAACTGAAGCATCCCAATCCCAACCTACGCTTTAAAGCGATGTGGGAAATAGCCGAGGCGAAAGATGAAAACACGATTCCTCGTCTGATGAGCATTCTCGATCAAGAGGATGTATCCTATCGTAGAGCAGCAGTAAAAACTTTAGGTGTAATTGGTGCGGAAGTAGTTCCTCCTGTGGTAGATGCACTGCTAAACAGCGACAACCCTACAGTACGCTCTAGCTGTGCTAAGGTGCTAGCACAAATCACCGTTAATCATCCAGATGTACCAATGCCCGAAGAAGGTATCCAAGGATTAAAGCAAGCATTAAACGATCCTAATCCTGTAGTTAACATACCTGCGGTGATGACATTGGGTGAAATCGGCTCGCCAGTATTTGACCTTTTAGTAGAGACTTTAAACACCACTGACAACATCGTGGTTCAAATGTCGATCATTAATGCTTTAGGCTCGATGGGGGATGAAAGAGGAGTAGAAGTTTTAAGGCATCTGAGTCAAAATCAATCTGCCGATCCCTATCTTCAAGAATCTGCAACTAGCGCTCTATCTCGTTTAGAGATGGTGATTAAATACAAAAGCTAA
- a CDS encoding bleomycin hydrolase translates to MKSVVTTVVTAADAAGRFPTTSDLESVQGSLQRAAARMEAAEKLAGNIDQVAQEAYDAAIKKYSYLNNDGEANSNDTFKSKCLRDVKHYMRLVNYCLVVGGTGPLDEWGIAGQREVYRSLNLPTAPYVEALTFARNRGCAPRDMSSQALVEYNSLLDYVINSLS, encoded by the coding sequence ATGAAATCTGTTGTAACTACAGTTGTTACTGCTGCTGATGCGGCGGGACGCTTTCCCACTACTTCTGACTTAGAGTCAGTCCAAGGTAGTCTTCAACGTGCTGCTGCTCGTATGGAAGCTGCTGAAAAACTAGCTGGTAACATCGATCAAGTTGCTCAAGAAGCTTACGATGCTGCTATCAAAAAGTATTCTTACTTGAACAACGATGGTGAAGCTAACTCCAATGACACCTTCAAAAGCAAGTGTCTGCGTGATGTTAAGCACTACATGCGCTTAGTAAACTACTGTCTAGTTGTCGGTGGTACTGGCCCTCTAGATGAGTGGGGTATTGCTGGACAGCGTGAAGTATATCGTTCTTTGAACTTACCTACTGCTCCTTACGTAGAAGCTTTGACTTTTGCTCGTAACCGTGGTTGCGCTCCTCGCGATATGTCTTCTCAAGCATTAGTTGAATATAATTCTCTATTAGACTACGTAATCAACTCTCTTTCTTAA
- a CDS encoding carbonic anhydrase, protein MKKLIRGLDKFRQTYVSSHQELLEQLAHGQKPRVLFIACSDSRVDPNLITNTDMGELFVIRNAGNIIPPYGAANGGEGGTIEYAINALGIEQVVVCGHSNCGAMKGLLKLNKLQKDMPLVYDWLKHAEATRRLVLENYSNYNDEDLMDMLVAENVLIQIDNLKTYPIVRTRLHQGKLKIYAWVYNIETGEVLAYDAKTHTYVPPEGQLLEEEETPARPFSNSRDRESLIPIKKELEALLKANPETPQAAEAATRSLVYLFDKARRLGMNNIELQNYHSLFSESVQLWAEQMYSHV, encoded by the coding sequence GTGAAAAAGCTAATTCGCGGACTAGATAAATTCAGGCAAACATATGTCAGTAGTCATCAAGAGCTATTAGAGCAGCTTGCTCATGGTCAAAAGCCGAGGGTGCTATTCATTGCCTGTTCAGACTCTAGGGTCGATCCCAACTTAATCACTAATACTGATATGGGAGAACTATTTGTCATTCGTAACGCAGGCAATATTATTCCTCCCTATGGTGCTGCCAATGGTGGGGAAGGTGGCACAATTGAGTATGCCATTAACGCCTTGGGTATCGAGCAGGTAGTTGTCTGCGGACATTCTAACTGTGGCGCGATGAAAGGGTTATTGAAGCTCAATAAACTGCAAAAAGATATGCCTCTGGTTTACGATTGGCTCAAACATGCCGAAGCAACTCGCCGTCTAGTGCTGGAAAACTATTCTAACTATAACGATGAAGATTTGATGGATATGTTGGTGGCAGAAAATGTCCTGATTCAGATCGATAATCTCAAAACCTATCCCATCGTCAGAACTAGACTACATCAAGGCAAACTCAAGATCTATGCCTGGGTTTACAACATCGAAACAGGAGAGGTATTAGCCTATGACGCTAAGACTCATACCTATGTCCCCCCTGAAGGACAACTATTAGAAGAAGAAGAGACTCCAGCCCGTCCCTTTTCCAATAGTCGCGATCGCGAGTCCCTCATCCCCATCAAAAAAGAATTAGAAGCCTTATTAAAAGCCAATCCTGAAACTCCTCAAGCAGCCGAAGCAGCAACGCGATCGCTGGTCTACCTATTTGATAAAGCTCGACGCTTGGGAATGAATAATATCGAACTACAAAACTATCATTCCTTATTCTCCGAGTCAGTACAACTTTGGGCAGAGCAAATGTATTCTCATGTTTAA
- a CDS encoding ComF family protein has product MFKQLLSVFLESRCEFCHRTTSNSLCEYCWQKLSSHQLKKSDRLQLNRTQAVFAWGRYDGQLKRAIALMKYQGKPEIGSVLGTLLGQAWLESKPIKLPSKVTVVPIPLHRNKQKVRGFNQAEVMAKSFCQITGYKLNTQALIRIKETEAMFNLQTLAARAKNLQGALQIGAKLPKYPVLLLDDIYTTGTTVKESIKVLQQNKIEVIGVAVAAKAGK; this is encoded by the coding sequence ATGTTTAAACAACTGCTCTCGGTATTTCTCGAATCTCGTTGTGAATTTTGTCACCGCACTACTTCTAATAGCCTGTGCGAATATTGTTGGCAAAAACTCTCTAGTCATCAATTAAAAAAAAGCGATCGCCTTCAACTCAATCGGACTCAAGCTGTATTTGCCTGGGGTAGGTATGACGGACAGTTAAAAAGAGCGATCGCCTTGATGAAGTACCAAGGGAAACCAGAAATTGGTAGTGTCTTGGGAACTCTTTTAGGACAAGCTTGGCTAGAGAGTAAACCAATTAAACTTCCGTCCAAAGTAACTGTCGTGCCGATTCCGCTACACCGCAATAAGCAGAAGGTGCGTGGCTTTAATCAGGCAGAAGTGATGGCGAAAAGTTTTTGTCAAATTACAGGATATAAATTAAATACTCAGGCTTTAATTCGGATTAAAGAAACCGAAGCGATGTTCAATCTGCAAACCTTAGCAGCAAGAGCTAAAAATTTACAGGGTGCATTACAAATAGGCGCGAAACTGCCCAAATATCCTGTTTTACTGCTAGATGATATTTACACCACAGGAACTACTGTTAAAGAATCAATTAAAGTATTGCAACAGAATAAAATTGAGGTTATTGGTGTGGCGGTAGCAGCGAAAGCAGGTAAATGA
- a CDS encoding SDR family oxidoreductase, which produces MQLEKKRIVVIGASRGIGAAVTQHFVQKGDYVVSVSRSQPVAGEWIQADISTPEGIKLVADTIGESKLDALLFMGGVWEDGAFTEQYNFMQSSDRETRYVIAVNTIAPIELTKQLTKNLIKSDNPRAIFIGSLSGLDNSASIEVANTASKFGLRGAAQALKLALFDYKIGITVINPGNVATEEVVADIEEGRFSQQVPIPLADIISVVEWILTLSKTVDIGEINMR; this is translated from the coding sequence ATGCAGTTAGAGAAAAAGCGAATCGTTGTTATAGGAGCTAGTCGAGGTATTGGTGCGGCTGTAACTCAACATTTTGTTCAAAAAGGTGATTATGTGGTTTCCGTCTCAAGAAGCCAGCCAGTCGCAGGAGAATGGATTCAAGCAGATATTTCCACTCCAGAAGGCATAAAATTAGTTGCCGATACTATTGGTGAATCTAAATTGGATGCCCTATTATTCATGGGGGGAGTTTGGGAAGACGGAGCATTTACAGAACAATACAACTTTATGCAAAGTTCCGATCGAGAAACTCGCTATGTGATAGCAGTAAATACTATTGCTCCCATCGAACTGACTAAACAGCTTACCAAAAATCTGATTAAATCCGACAACCCAAGAGCGATATTTATTGGCTCACTATCTGGGTTGGATAATTCAGCATCAATTGAGGTGGCTAACACAGCCTCAAAGTTTGGCTTGAGAGGAGCAGCGCAAGCATTAAAGTTAGCATTATTTGATTACAAAATAGGTATTACAGTTATTAACCCTGGTAATGTTGCTACAGAAGAAGTGGTGGCAGATATTGAGGAGGGCAGATTTTCGCAACAAGTTCCGATTCCTCTGGCGGATATAATTTCTGTGGTTGAATGGATTTTAACACTTTCAAAAACTGTAGATATCGGGGAGATTAATATGCGGTAG
- the hisA gene encoding 1-(5-phosphoribosyl)-5-[(5-phosphoribosylamino)methylideneamino]imidazole-4-carboxamide isomerase, which produces MQVIPAIDLLDGKCVRLYQGDYNQASVFNDNPVEVALQWAAEGATRLHVVDLDGAKEGKSVNLSVIEAIAKAIDIPVQVGGGLRDRAGVDRLLKTGVQQAILGTVAVEKPELVTELCQEFPNQIVVGIDARNGMVATRGWLETSEVAATDLAQRMAQQGAAAIIYTDIHRDGTLSGPNMDALRELAQAIEIPVIASGGVSSLTDLLSLLSLEPIGVTGVIVGRAIYTGDVSLKEAVRAVGEGRWQDVPPETNTFIV; this is translated from the coding sequence ATGCAAGTCATCCCAGCAATAGATTTACTAGACGGTAAATGTGTCCGTCTTTATCAAGGCGATTATAATCAGGCTTCAGTTTTCAACGATAATCCTGTAGAAGTTGCTCTTCAATGGGCAGCAGAAGGGGCAACCAGACTCCATGTAGTCGATTTAGACGGAGCAAAAGAAGGTAAATCAGTTAATTTATCAGTGATTGAGGCGATCGCCAAAGCGATCGATATTCCCGTCCAGGTTGGCGGTGGTTTACGCGATCGCGCAGGAGTTGATCGATTACTCAAAACAGGAGTTCAGCAAGCTATTTTGGGTACTGTAGCAGTCGAAAAACCAGAGCTAGTCACAGAATTATGTCAAGAGTTTCCCAATCAAATTGTGGTTGGCATTGATGCCCGTAACGGCATGGTAGCAACTAGGGGATGGTTAGAAACTTCTGAAGTCGCAGCCACAGATTTAGCCCAACGGATGGCTCAACAAGGGGCAGCAGCAATTATTTATACCGATATTCATCGTGATGGTACTTTATCGGGGCCTAACATGGATGCACTCAGGGAATTAGCGCAAGCAATTGAGATTCCCGTAATTGCCTCTGGTGGTGTAAGCTCCCTAACCGACTTATTGAGTCTTCTGAGCCTCGAACCAATAGGAGTTACAGGCGTAATTGTTGGTCGGGCAATCTATACGGGAGATGTGAGTCTTAAAGAAGCAGTCAGGGCAGTAGGTGAAGGACGTTGGCAGGATGTTCCCCCTGAGACAAATACTTTTATTGTTTAG